ctgaagcgtttgtgggaccggaaccagcagttggtgtatcatttgcgatggccaaatataggattggactgtgggctgaagagagacttcgcctactgtggaccagttctcctggaatgagacatgctaaggtgtttattaacatcgccactgtcaaacccgggaatattttaggacttgcccgtagtagcataaaagttctaatgggtgtttttactgggcactgccgattaaaagcacacctcaacttgttgggtttagccgacgatgttgaatgccgactatgtgcggaggaagcagagacggttgagcatgttttatgccactgccctgccgttaaccgtatcagattctcaatttttgggtcgcagtttatctcctcaaaagatctgaatgacctttcgccgagcaaggtattaatgttcgttaagagcattggactgcacggtgaaatttgataacgatatctatcggggtacaatagatccttagggtcgcggtgcaaggttggttggtccgcctacccgatatgtattctatgtaatgtaatgtaatgtaatcactagaactaacgcaagACTTACAACTAGGCCGTCTTGacagacgtacggctaaacccgaatgtttccagttgtaagtcttgtgttagttctagtgatagtgttgtgtaaaactagaactaacactagactgagaactagaaatattcgtaTTTAGCCGCActaaactaacattagacctagaaatattTAACCGTGTCGCATTTTATATGgaacaaagtaagtaggtacgcgctttctatggaaatatatttttctatattgcattttaagtgaaattcagtGTATAAAACTAACTTTTACGATATCATTATAGATGGCGTTTTAAATTTGGGTTTTTATTGTGACGCGTGAGCGTGAATTTTTAACGTCGCTTCGTTTTCGACTTAcgaatttacaatttaaaaccGACCGAGGGGCTCATTATCTCCGGGGGCAAAGCTTATGGTGGGGGCGCATGTCGCCACAGTTCGAGAGTACGACTCTCTAAGTGGTCCggcaatttattttaataagccCCTTAATGGTCCCGGTCGTTATTTTTACAGGGTTTTGTTCCGTGAAAAAAAACGTCATTCAAAAACCAAACTAGATAACAAAAGAGAGATTATTaggaaaatctttttaatatttccttaaaaaacattaaaggaAAACGGCGATTTTCCCCCTCATGCATTCGATAGCACAAAAACTTAAGTGGGTTAACCTCAACTTTCCAGcatttttataatgaaaattaacTTATAAAAGTGCACTCAAGTTTTATATAATCTTAACACATGatcgtaattttaattttattttttcttggagGAAATATTAAAGTGAAAtgattatatatcatttcaaagaggatacttttaccTTTAAGTTGATACCAAAATTATCTTTCCAGATTAAAACGTAATCCCAATGCgatattttaaagttgatgattttttaatatattgcCGTATGAATTTcgcaaaaacatttttgaaaggaaaatcgaAATGAAATTACGGATTGATATATAGCATattaaagaggatacttttagctttaatttgatataagtatcatttcttgaaattaaaaattaagcccagtgcaatattttaaaattaaaatgtcaatattttctttagttaaactttaaaatatcgtatctcCGGAACGAATCGAGATATAACGACGAAACAAAGGgtgttttaaagcaaatttaatatgttataaataatttcttattttgcataaacatgattttttaaacacaactcgTTATAACTTTAATCGTTACAAATTTCGTAtttataaaactagaaattaagaaatgatatctcaacaacaaattgagatatcatgatgaaataaaaaacattttaaagcaaatttaatggagattcttttaatttttaattaaaatttttttcctaaataatatttagatGGCGCTTTAGTAAAAAAGGGTTTGatcattaacaaaaatattttcatcgacgaatatattaatttgaaaatccATTTCAATTAATACTTTAATCCAAAAATACGAAGCTTATTTCGGTGgggttaattaattaattaattaaatcatgggttgaaattatattgaaacagagaaatttaattagagattttaataaatcaataagcGATGAGGGtgaattgattaattaatcttataataatataaaaaaaactatacatttaaaaaaaaatattaataagattaaaaaatcaataaaaagcTTACCcacaaaattgaaatattaaatataaccggctcctccaccaaagaaattaaaacttaaaactgaaaatttttacgAAATTTCTTTGCCGCCACAGAAATCGAAGAAACGCATCCCTTCACTGCCACCCCAACACTAAAACGTTGTAGATTCGAGTTTGCCACGTGCTAACACGTGGACTTGCGCAATGTGGCGCTTTCGGGTGGGAAACGTAACAAATCTATATGAAATCAAAACATTACCCGTATCCACCCACATCAAAGTCTTTGTCAACGTTAaacttcaattaaaaaaatcaattcatCAAATTCTAATTCATGCTTTTATCGTttctgttatttattttaataattttttgtgatatcGAAACTAAAAAAGTTGCTAGAAGACACGTTCCTAATTGCGTTGAACCATTAGAACCCGAAGAAGTTTACAACTTAGAAGGATGGATCGGGCAATTACACTTACAACAATGCACCTTTGTGGCTATGGGGGAGAATTTTTTCGGTGtacactttaaaattaatcttccaaattaaaattttttcattaaatttaatttttagatatttttagaaaaatttccaAGAGTCTACGATGAAAaccaagaaataaaagaatactTTTTAGGAATTTGCgattataaaacattaaaaaaatggaatttatgCCCGTTGGCTTTAGAAGCGAAGCGAAAAGAAGATTGTGCTTTTCACGAGGATAGTCAAGAATCGCCGAGGGTTCATCGGAGATTATGCGAATTATCTGATATCACACAATTTGGCGAACACTGTAATTGCGATTCGACGCTTCGTGGGGATCCACTTTTGCAAGTTGTTGGTTTTCCGACTTGTTTTCGTTCCGAAATTACGGAAACCGTTTGTGGTTACAACAACGTTTGCGGATTAAACACGTGTACGATGAATATGGTTTCTAATAGGGTTTATATGGTTAAATGCGATGAGAATTGTTTTGGACATAAAccagtaataaaaaaaatggtaatttcaattttttttctattaattttttcgtaGTTTTGTGAAGATCCCGAATGGGAAACTGGTAATGTAAGggaaattaattcattttggaCTGATTGGAGTGAAGCTAAATGTGCTGATAGTGATTGTATGGCTCAATATAATGAAGCTAATTGTATCAATAAGGACACGTAAGAAATTTAATAGTAACAATTTTTGTCacattgttttaaaacgtACACTTTCCTGAATTAAACGAGTACCGCAACATAATTGATTAGCTAACAAGAATTGGTGATCTTGAAATTAATGATGCTGTTCAAATTCTTTATTACCACATTAACGCTATATACGAATTCGTTCCCTTAAAAGGTAACGTTACTGAGGGGGTTCCTTCTTAGTTTTCACGTCATACCATCAAAGTGATTCGAGACAAAAGGAATGCGCACCGTAAATGGAAACGATTTGATAACCGACTTGACTACctcatttatatattttattgttcacGATTTTAGGAAGCATAGGGAAAGGAGGTAATTATCGACCACTTAAGCATCAACAGTTACAATGAATTTCCCTTTACAGTGACAAAGATAAACTCTTGCAGGTTATCTAATatctaataaatatataactGCATTAAGCTATTTTGTGTTAGAGGAAAAAAATCGACCACGTGGATATTTAAGAGAcaagatatttattaaagacgaatgtaaagaatattttttattttgaaaaaaagaaactgaaAACAATTAACATTTGTTGCAAATATAGTCTTACGCCTTCTCAATGTCGGTACAATCAGCGTGGACCCAATCCCCACATGAGCGACATCTCCACCATAATTCATTGTTTCTTCCAAAAGGGTTTCATCTTCATTGGAAATCTTCTTTTGTTGACCTAGACACCGCTTAACTCTCCTCGTGAgctttttcttcattttccttCTTTTCCAGTTCTTCTTTGATTGGCGTTGAAGTCAGAATAACTGAATGTTTCATTCtactagtgttacttctagttttcaCTGTCGGGAATGGTAAAAGATCTATAAAACTTGCAATCTCTTTCTTGGCTTGCACACTCGTCAGCCATCTTCTAAAACTCCTTCTAAATCTAAATCTGAGGAAGATTCTGATTCTGTCAACTTTCAAAGGCGTTTAGGTTTAGAAAGATACTCTTGTGAATTTAGTTTAGAAGTGGTTCAGAAAtaggagaaaatgttttgtcCAAATTTTTGTCTGGCTGAGCATTATTATTGCTTTGTGTGTCAATAGATCAACGAAGATCTTTATAATAATACTAGAAGAGAATATAGTTCGGCGGTCATGactgaaaaacaaaaacatgtTGTCGAAGTCATCAATACTGCGACcaataaacaaaaagttatgtGTCAGTTGATAAACAAAGAga
This region of Onthophagus taurus isolate NC chromosome 3, IU_Otau_3.0, whole genome shotgun sequence genomic DNA includes:
- the LOC111421632 gene encoding uncharacterized protein; amino-acid sequence: MLLSFLLFILIIFCDIETKKVARRHVPNCVEPLEPEEVYNLEGWIGQLHLQQCTFVAMGENFFGIFLEKFPRVYDENQEIKEYFLGICDYKTLKKWNLCPLALEAKRKEDCAFHEDSQESPRVHRRLCELSDITQFGEHCNCDSTLRGDPLLQVVGFPTCFRSEITETVCGYNNVCGLNTCTMNMVSNRVYMVKCDENCFGHKPFCEDPEWETGNVREINSFWTDWSEAKCADSDCMAQYNEANCINKDTGLGDVDCLGPGSSCCAGDLVDCKCHVFNEEGMSKVIRTFTVPLEQEYDELSLDEIIKNLPVKNEHRQYKSKEKSKTKQKVSRRESLSFPLTYDDSYQHAYNIKLIKDDIHAKVKNREEQNNEREWIHRKLENYTKSIRPENLVEPKKINRDQLGKKKKGRGQTGRVFRR